One window of Cohnella hashimotonis genomic DNA carries:
- a CDS encoding extracellular solute-binding protein, which yields MRKGKSATAVLAGVMLLGAMLSACGGNNNNGTASPSGTATAGSSASASGAASPSSTAKAEDEVTLKFYFGGDKKAATDEVWSKVSDYVKDKGLNVKFDINFIPFNDFKDKMLVMAASGDNWDLNFDGDWLSYNQMAAKGSYMALNDLLPQYAPNLYKKYEEQGTLSAATIDGNIVGLPWTMKMNQRQFVTWRSDLTEKAGINVAKDSVKTIEDTENLLRELRKAYPNMKLNRTGPLTLIKIREEWIDLNQHGLGYYLSDPAMKIQPIEQQPFYKEAAVKARQWYDEKLINRDAMIDKTDGAAEWRNGKSVFTLTSHEWVSADPGFSDPSFKLDSSLIYPDKKQVNRTPLANVAAINRNSKHPDRVLRFLDMIETDRTLYDLVQYGIEGKTYKLDGDTAVYPDGMSTTTSNYMEWGGQWAFWKPQFMRPTSTYPKDFWLHEAEFASEPINVNSPLDGLFVSEEPMKNELAKRDQAIEEFNKPIEFGTVKDPEKAVDDYIEKQKKNGLDKIIAETQKQVDAFLAAKK from the coding sequence ATGCGCAAGGGGAAATCGGCTACCGCGGTACTCGCCGGCGTCATGCTGCTCGGCGCGATGCTGTCGGCCTGCGGCGGCAACAACAACAACGGCACGGCAAGTCCGTCGGGTACGGCGACGGCAGGTTCAAGCGCCAGCGCCAGCGGAGCGGCAAGTCCAAGCTCTACGGCCAAGGCAGAGGATGAGGTCACCCTCAAGTTCTACTTCGGCGGCGACAAGAAGGCGGCGACCGACGAGGTTTGGTCCAAAGTCAGCGACTATGTCAAAGACAAGGGACTGAACGTCAAATTCGACATCAACTTTATCCCGTTCAACGACTTCAAGGACAAAATGCTCGTCATGGCGGCTTCCGGGGACAACTGGGACCTGAACTTCGACGGCGACTGGCTGTCCTACAACCAGATGGCGGCCAAAGGCTCCTACATGGCGCTGAACGACCTGCTGCCGCAATACGCGCCCAATTTGTACAAGAAATACGAGGAGCAAGGCACGCTATCCGCGGCGACGATCGACGGCAATATCGTCGGCCTGCCGTGGACGATGAAGATGAACCAGCGGCAGTTCGTCACCTGGCGCTCGGATCTGACCGAGAAGGCGGGCATCAACGTAGCCAAGGACTCGGTCAAGACGATCGAGGATACTGAAAACCTGCTGCGCGAGCTGCGCAAGGCCTATCCGAACATGAAGCTGAACCGCACCGGTCCGCTGACGCTGATCAAGATCCGCGAAGAGTGGATCGACCTGAACCAGCACGGACTTGGCTACTACCTGAGCGATCCGGCGATGAAGATCCAGCCGATCGAGCAGCAGCCGTTCTACAAGGAAGCCGCGGTTAAGGCACGCCAGTGGTACGACGAGAAGCTGATCAATCGCGACGCGATGATCGACAAGACGGATGGGGCTGCCGAATGGCGCAACGGCAAATCGGTGTTCACGCTCACCTCGCACGAATGGGTCAGTGCCGACCCGGGCTTCTCCGATCCGTCGTTCAAACTGGACTCGTCGCTCATTTATCCGGACAAGAAACAGGTCAACCGCACGCCGCTCGCCAACGTCGCCGCGATCAACCGCAACTCCAAGCATCCCGACCGCGTGCTGCGCTTCCTCGACATGATCGAGACGGACCGCACGCTGTACGATCTGGTTCAGTACGGCATCGAGGGCAAGACGTACAAGCTCGACGGCGATACGGCCGTGTATCCGGACGGCATGAGCACGACGACGAGCAATTACATGGAGTGGGGCGGCCAATGGGCGTTCTGGAAGCCGCAGTTCATGCGTCCGACGTCCACATATCCGAAGGACTTCTGGCTGCATGAGGCCGAGTTCGCCAGCGAGCCGATCAACGTCAATTCGCCGCTGGACGGGTTGTTCGTCTCCGAGGAGCCGATGAAAAACGAGCTGGCCAAGCGCGACCAAGCGATCGAGGAATTCAATAAGCCGATCGAATTCGGTACGGTGAAGGATCCGGAAAAAGCGGTCGACGACTACATTGAAAAGCAAAAGAAAAACGGCCTCGACAAGATTATCGCGGAAACGCAAAAGCAGGTCGACGCCTTCCTCGCAGCCAAGAAGTAA
- a CDS encoding carbohydrate ABC transporter permease, giving the protein MLTRRFSLSQTAIGAIVLLFSLACLFPFIMVISGSLSTENDIVNYGYALIPRHVTLSSYKILLLGSSRIVDAYIISILVTVIGTALSIIVNGMGGYVMARRSFKYRNVLSIYVIITMLFSGGLVPWYIICVRYLDLKDTLWAMILPPLANAFNMFLIRNFMMAIPEDLYESAKMDGASEYRIFFRLIAPLSVPVLATVGLFVALGYWNDWFLGLMFIDKQELQPLQLLLRTLVSNVEFLKSSSNAAAMQQISATIPSESIKMALTVITIGPIIFLYPFVQRYFVKGLMVGAVKG; this is encoded by the coding sequence ATGCTCACCAGAAGATTTTCGCTAAGTCAGACCGCGATCGGCGCGATCGTCCTGCTGTTCAGCCTGGCATGCCTGTTTCCCTTCATCATGGTCATCTCCGGCTCGCTCAGCACCGAGAACGACATCGTCAATTACGGCTACGCGCTTATCCCGCGCCATGTCACGCTGAGCTCCTACAAGATCCTGCTGCTCGGCTCGAGCCGGATCGTCGACGCTTACATCATCAGCATTCTCGTCACCGTTATCGGCACCGCGCTGTCCATCATCGTGAACGGTATGGGCGGATACGTCATGGCGAGGCGATCTTTCAAATACCGCAACGTGCTGTCCATCTACGTGATCATCACGATGCTGTTCAGCGGGGGGCTCGTGCCCTGGTACATCATTTGCGTCCGCTATCTCGATCTGAAGGACACGCTGTGGGCGATGATTCTGCCGCCGCTGGCGAACGCCTTCAACATGTTCCTCATCCGCAACTTCATGATGGCGATCCCGGAGGACCTGTACGAATCGGCGAAAATGGACGGCGCCAGCGAATACCGGATTTTTTTCCGCCTGATCGCCCCGCTGTCCGTGCCGGTGCTCGCCACCGTCGGCCTGTTCGTCGCACTGGGTTACTGGAACGACTGGTTTCTCGGCCTCATGTTCATCGACAAGCAGGAGCTTCAGCCGCTGCAGCTGCTGCTGCGGACGCTCGTCTCCAACGTCGAGTTCCTCAAGAGCTCCAGCAACGCCGCGGCCATGCAGCAGATCTCGGCGACGATCCCGTCCGAATCGATCAAGATGGCGCTCACCGTCATTACGATCGGGCCGATCATCTTCCTGTATCCGTTCGTCCAGCGTTACTTCGTCAAAGGCCTCATGGTAGGCGCAGTCAAAGGTTGA
- a CDS encoding ABC transporter permease, with amino-acid sequence MKRRNGLVRDLVQNHQLLVMFLPVATLLFLFCYLPLSGLIIPFKNFDFQKGIFGSDWMHPLFNNFDYLLSSDAAFRAVRNTILLNVLFIAVGLIFEVGFALMLNELRNKYFKRVTQSLTFLPFFISWIVVGVFTYNLLNYETGAVNRFLEWIGAGPVDFYSEAGLWPLILTIAIRWKVTGYGTIIYLAALTSIDNSYYEAASIDGASRWQQIRYISLPMLRPTVVILTLLAIGRIMNADFGMFYAMVGDATLLFPTTDVIDTLVYRSLRQSGDIGMASAAGFLQSVVAFVLVLSSNYAARRIDRDSAIF; translated from the coding sequence ATGAAACGCCGAAACGGCCTGGTCCGGGACCTTGTGCAAAACCATCAGCTGCTCGTCATGTTCCTGCCCGTCGCGACGCTGCTGTTTTTGTTCTGCTACCTGCCGCTGTCCGGACTCATCATCCCCTTCAAAAACTTCGACTTCCAGAAGGGCATTTTCGGAAGCGACTGGATGCACCCGCTGTTCAACAACTTTGATTACCTGCTATCCTCCGACGCGGCCTTCCGCGCGGTGCGCAACACGATCTTGCTCAACGTGCTCTTTATCGCCGTCGGCCTGATCTTCGAAGTGGGCTTCGCGCTTATGCTCAACGAGCTTCGGAACAAGTACTTCAAACGCGTCACCCAGTCGCTGACGTTCCTCCCGTTCTTTATCTCCTGGATCGTCGTCGGCGTGTTCACCTACAACCTGCTGAATTACGAAACGGGCGCGGTCAACCGGTTCCTCGAGTGGATCGGCGCGGGACCCGTCGACTTCTACAGCGAGGCGGGCCTGTGGCCGCTCATCCTGACCATCGCGATCCGGTGGAAGGTGACGGGCTACGGCACGATCATCTACCTGGCTGCTCTCACCTCCATCGATAACTCGTATTATGAAGCCGCCTCGATCGACGGCGCTTCGCGATGGCAGCAGATCCGGTACATCAGCCTGCCGATGCTCAGACCCACCGTCGTCATTCTGACGCTGCTCGCGATCGGGCGGATCATGAACGCGGACTTCGGGATGTTTTACGCCATGGTCGGCGACGCCACGCTCCTGTTCCCGACGACCGACGTTATCGACACGCTCGTCTACCGCAGCCTTCGCCAATCCGGCGATATCGGCATGGCGTCCGCGGCCGGCTTCCTCCAGTCCGTCGTCGCCTTCGTGCTCGTGCTTTCCAGCAATTACGCCGCCCGCAGGATCGACAGAGACTCGGCGATTTTCTGA